CCAGGTCACACCCCATGATTCCTCTTCTTCGCACCGCCGCGGCCGTCGCGCTGCTGGGCATCGCCATGCCCGCGCTCGCCGAGGACCCGCATCCGTCCCACCCCACCGTGAAGCCCGAAGCGCCGCCGGTCACCTTCCACCGGCTGGAGCAGGGCAACCTGCGCTTCACCAAGGGCGTGGCACGCCACCCCGCGCAGACCCTCGCGGTGCGCCACGCGCTGGCCAACGAGCAGCACCCGCACGCCATCGTCGTCACCTGCAGCGACTCGCGAGTGCCCCCGGAGCTCGTCTTCGACCAGGGCCTGGGTGAGCTCTTCGTCGTGCGCGAGGCCGGCAACGAGCTGGAGCCCCTCGTCGTCGCCAGCATCGAGTACGGCGTCGCCAACCTGGGCGTGCGCCTCATTGTCATCATGGGCCACGAGTCCTGCGGTGCCGTGAAGGCGGGTCTCACCATCCCGGACGGCCAGAGCACCGGTTCGCCCAACCTCGACGCGCTCGTCTCCGCCGTGAAGAGCAACCTCATCGACGCCCACCTCACGGACGCGGACAAGCACGACCCCAAGGTGGTGAAGGCCTCGCACGCGAACGTGGACGCCGTCACCCGCCAGCTCACCGAGCGCTCCCAGCTCCTCAAGGCCAAGGTCGACGCGGGCGAACTCGCGGTCGTCTCCGCCATCTACTCGCTGGACACCGGGCACGTGGAGTTCTGGCACACGGAGGGGCTCGTCCCCTCCAGGTAGCGACCGTCAGCGAGGCGCCTCGGATTCCTTCCGGGGCGCCGCGTGCAGGTCGCGCAACGCGACGATACGGTCCAGCAGAGGCCCGCCCAGCTTCTTCCGGGCGATGCGCTGCGACGGATAGATGCCCCGGTGGCCCGTGAGCAGGTACGCCACCGTGGCGACGATGGCCACGTGAGGCAGCACGGAGGCGCCCACCAGCTCCACCGCCATCAGCGACAGCGCGAGCGGCGTATTGGCGGCCGCCGCGAACAGCGCCGCCATGCCCACCGCCGCGCCCAGGTCCACGGGAAGTCCCAACAGCCGAGCGAGGACATTGCCCAGCGCCGCGCCAATGAAGAACAGCGGAGTCACCTCACCGCCCAGGAACCCCGCGCCCAGCGTCACCACCGTGAACACGAGCTTCCAGGCGAACGTCCCCCAAGGCAGCGACACATCCTCGAACGCGCGAAGGATGCCGGGCACGCCCAGGCCCAGGTAGTCGCTGGTGCCCGCGAGCTTCCAGAGCCCCACCACCCCCAGGCCGCCCAGGGCCATGCGTACGGGAAGCCACGGCACACGGCGCTCCAGGACCCGCTTCAGTCCATGCGTGCCCTCGATGAAGGCCACCGCCACGCCCGCGATGCCCACCGCGAACACCAGCCACTTGCCCAGCACGGGCAACGTCAGCGCCAGTGCCTGAGGCACCGGGTACGCGGTGTGATGGATGCCCAGCCCCCGAGTCACCAGGTCGCCCACGACGGCGGCCGTGAGCGCGGGCAGGAGCGCCTCGTAGCCCAGCCGGCCCACGCACACGACCTCCAGCCCGAACACCGTGCCCGCCAGCGGAGTGCCGAACACCGAACCGAAGCCGCCCGCGATGCCCGCCGCCAGCAGCTCGCGCCGGGTCTCCGGAGCCACGCGGAAGCGCCAGGCAATCTGGTCCGCCAGGCTCGCACCCATCTGCACCGCGGTGCCCTCGCGTCCCGCGCTCCCGCCGAACAGGTGCGTGAGCACCGTGCCCAGCAGCACCATGGGCGCCATGCGAAGGGGAATCACCGCGTCGCCCTCATGCACCGTGTCCAGCACCAGGTTGTTGCCGCCCCGGATGGACGCACCCCACCGGCCATACACCGCGCCCAGGACGAGCCCCGCCAAGGGCAGCGCGTACACCAGCGACTCATGCGCCAGCCGGAACTCCGTGGCCGCCTCAAGCAGCGCGAGGAACACCGCGGACGCCGCGCCGCACACACCCCCCACGATGGCGCCCAACAGCAGCCACTGGCCCAGTGCGCGGGCGCTCCCGGAGATGTTCATGGACGCACTCTAGTCGTGAAACAACGCGTCAACCGGAAGCGCCGCGTCAGAGAAGGGCGTGCGAAAACACCCCTCTGACGCACCATGGCGGAATTCATGTTCAACATGGAATACATAGTGCGGAGTTAATTCAGGTCTGCGGAGTGATTCCTGAATCAAAGCCGTGTACCGTGCGCGGCCTCTCCCCATTGCCGGGGCGGGAACCCCCTACCTCTTCAGGAGCCGGTATGTCCGTTCGTCGCAGCGGGCTGTCCCTCGCCGCCGTCCTCGCCGCCACCACCCTCAGTGGCACCGCGCTGGCCAGCACCATCAACCAGAACACGTCGTGGACCATCAACCGCTCGGCGTCGCAGACGTACCGGGTGGTGGCCTACGGCGACTCCATCTTCGCCGGCTATAACGGCGGAATCTCCAGCGTGGGGCGTCGTGCGGCCCCGGTGGTGGAGGGTGAGTACGCGGCGAAGAAGTGGGGCGCCAACGTGGAGGTCATCCGCCGCACGAAGTCCGGCGCGAAGGCGGACGACATCTACAACAACAAGATCGTCTCCGAGCGCTCCTACATGCAGGACGCCAAGACGCGCGTCGTGATGTTCGAGATGTGCGGCAACGACTACCTGCAGGCCCGCAGCGCGTTCACCGACCAGACCGGCACCTGTAACTACAGCGGCCTGCAGAACGCGCTGGCGACCTGCACCACGTACATGGAACGTGGCATGCAGACCATCAACCAGTACGCGACCACCGCCAAGGTGAAGGTCATCTCCAACATCTATTACCCCGGCTATGACGCGGACAACGTGCTGACGGCCTGCACGGACGCGACGACGGGCCAGAAGGTGAACAAGCAGCAGTACTTCCTGCCGCTGCTGGCGCGCAGCAACTGGCGCGCCTGCAACCTGGCGGCGAAGTACGGCTTCAAGTGCTCGGACGCCTTCGCGGAGATGATGGCGTCGGACTACGACCGCAACGGCGACGGCCAGATTGACTCCGAGGCCATCGCGTACCGCGCCGGCGAGACCGAGGACGCCTACGTGCAGCGCATCAGCGTGACCCTGCGCAGCACCCTGCGCGACGCGAACGGCCACCTGGCGAACAGCAGCACCAGCTACGACTACATCCAGTCGGACAACACGCACCCGACGTACACGGGCTCCACCATCAGCGTGAACATCTTCTCCGGCTCCGGCTCCGGCTCCGGGGCGCCGTCCTACACGGACGCCCAGGTCGTCAACGGCAAGAACCCGGACTGGAACAAGTTCGGCCACGAGCGCATGGGCTGGAGCATCTCCACGTTCGACCCCGCGACACCTTGAGCTGAGGCGGCATCCGTAGGGAGAAAGGGCCTCCGACCTGTCACCGGGTCGGGGGCCTTGTCGTGTCCGGACCAACGGAGCGGCCCGCAGCCAGGCGTTCAGGCTCCTTTTCGTCGGAGCGCCAATGATCAGGCCCTCGCAAACGAGGGTTTGACGTCTTCGGCCCGAAGCGTTAGAGAGTGCCCCCTCCGCGACGACCGGCAGGCCCCTGGGCCTCGGAAGGTCAGCGCGGGGGAAGAAAAGGATCGACGAAGGTTGTTG
This DNA window, taken from Corallococcus exiguus, encodes the following:
- a CDS encoding carbonic anhydrase, translating into MIPLLRTAAAVALLGIAMPALAEDPHPSHPTVKPEAPPVTFHRLEQGNLRFTKGVARHPAQTLAVRHALANEQHPHAIVVTCSDSRVPPELVFDQGLGELFVVREAGNELEPLVVASIEYGVANLGVRLIVIMGHESCGAVKAGLTIPDGQSTGSPNLDALVSAVKSNLIDAHLTDADKHDPKVVKASHANVDAVTRQLTERSQLLKAKVDAGELAVVSAIYSLDTGHVEFWHTEGLVPSR
- a CDS encoding chloride channel protein yields the protein MNISGSARALGQWLLLGAIVGGVCGAASAVFLALLEAATEFRLAHESLVYALPLAGLVLGAVYGRWGASIRGGNNLVLDTVHEGDAVIPLRMAPMVLLGTVLTHLFGGSAGREGTAVQMGASLADQIAWRFRVAPETRRELLAAGIAGGFGSVFGTPLAGTVFGLEVVCVGRLGYEALLPALTAAVVGDLVTRGLGIHHTAYPVPQALALTLPVLGKWLVFAVGIAGVAVAFIEGTHGLKRVLERRVPWLPVRMALGGLGVVGLWKLAGTSDYLGLGVPGILRAFEDVSLPWGTFAWKLVFTVVTLGAGFLGGEVTPLFFIGAALGNVLARLLGLPVDLGAAVGMAALFAAAANTPLALSLMAVELVGASVLPHVAIVATVAYLLTGHRGIYPSQRIARKKLGGPLLDRIVALRDLHAAPRKESEAPR
- a CDS encoding SGNH/GDSL hydrolase family protein → MSVRRSGLSLAAVLAATTLSGTALASTINQNTSWTINRSASQTYRVVAYGDSIFAGYNGGISSVGRRAAPVVEGEYAAKKWGANVEVIRRTKSGAKADDIYNNKIVSERSYMQDAKTRVVMFEMCGNDYLQARSAFTDQTGTCNYSGLQNALATCTTYMERGMQTINQYATTAKVKVISNIYYPGYDADNVLTACTDATTGQKVNKQQYFLPLLARSNWRACNLAAKYGFKCSDAFAEMMASDYDRNGDGQIDSEAIAYRAGETEDAYVQRISVTLRSTLRDANGHLANSSTSYDYIQSDNTHPTYTGSTISVNIFSGSGSGSGAPSYTDAQVVNGKNPDWNKFGHERMGWSISTFDPATP